The following coding sequences are from one Carcharodon carcharias isolate sCarCar2 chromosome 11, sCarCar2.pri, whole genome shotgun sequence window:
- the LOC121283905 gene encoding 40S ribosomal protein S27-like has product MSMSTISTLTMLKWPLAKDLLHPSPEKEKRKHKKKHLVQSPNSYFMDIKCPGCYKITTEFSCAQIVVLCVGCSTVFCQLTGGEARLTDGCSFRRKQH; this is encoded by the exons atgTCAATGAG cacaatttcaacattaacaATGCTAAAGTGGcctttggcaaaagatttgttGCATCCGTCTCCCGAGAAGGAGAAGAGGAAACACAAGAAGAAGCACCTGGTGCAAAGTCCCAACTCCTACTTCATGGATATCAAGTGCCCTGGTTGCTACAAAATCACTACTGAGTTCAGCTGTGCACAGATTGTAGTGCTGTGTGTCGGATGCTCCACTGTATTCTGCCAGCTCACCGGAGGAGAGGCCAGGTTAACAGATGGGTGCTCCTTCAGAAGAAAGCAGCACTAA